The Tindallia californiensis genomic interval CACTTTCATGAAATATTCAACCGTTTTCGGATTTATTTCCAAATAAATAATCAAATCTTTCCAGCAAAATGAAGGCTTTGAGGCTTATTGCCTACGAACTCATGTTCTTCTAAAACGTTCGTTCGTTTTTTGTTCAAAAAAACTCCTGCCTTAACAGCAGAAGTTTCTTTTTATTTCACTATCTTGTTATTATTTCTTAAAAGTATTTTTTCTCCGCATTACTTTAATAGCGACTGTTCCACCTAAAATCATGAGCATCGAAATGAGTTGCGCTGTTCTGAGAGGGCCAATCATTAGACTATCTGTTCTTAACCCCTCAATAAAAAACCTACCTATAGAATAGAGTATTAAGTAGAGAAAGAAAACTTCTCCATCACTCTTTTTTTTCGGCGAATATCGTATTAAATAGACCATGACCATTACATTCCAAAGAGATTCATATAAAAAGGTAGGATGAACCAGCTCTCCGTTTACCGTGATTGCCCATGGCAAATTCGTTGGTCCACCATGAGCTTCTTGATTAAAATAGTTTCCCCACCTGCCTATAGCTTGTCCTAAGATAAATCCAGGCGCCGCAATATCCGCCATTTTCCA includes:
- the lgt gene encoding prolipoprotein diacylglyceryl transferase, whose amino-acid sequence is MDPIAFTIFGIEVAWYGIAVAMGMLAGVWLTQKRAQDQGFHEDVIFDIAIWAIPFGVLGARIYYVLFNWDYYGGDLTRILQFREGGLAIHGGIIVGFVVGYFVCIKKEIPFWKMADIAAPGFILGQAIGRWGNYFNQEAHGGPTNLPWAITVNGELVHPTFLYESLWNVMVMVYLIRYSPKKKSDGEVFFLYLILYSIGRFFIEGLRTDSLMIGPLRTAQLISMLMILGGTVAIKVMRRKNTFKK